In one window of Candidatus Delongbacteria bacterium DNA:
- a CDS encoding patatin family protein codes for MYDITSPSNEKKALVVEGGAMRGIFSAGVLDYFLIKNYYDYDFCIGVSAGSTNLTSWLCKQKERNYKVYTKYSIRRKFISIIRFLCGGHALDLDWLWEVTINEIPLDLDTFENQQIALFVVTMNLENGEAMYIKGKRANIVRLTKASSSLPFLYRKKTRFNNIMMSDGGMVDSIPVIKAYEMGARDITVVLSRPIGYRKKKSKFEFIIDFILRNDKILAQKLKDRWISYNKALDFIINPPKDCIIKVIAPPDDFKLSRMTTDINLLDRGYRMGIQAAKKYLESNK; via the coding sequence ATGTATGATATAACTAGTCCCAGTAATGAGAAGAAAGCTCTTGTGGTAGAGGGCGGGGCAATGAGGGGAATATTTTCTGCAGGAGTATTAGATTATTTTTTAATAAAAAATTATTATGATTATGATTTTTGTATAGGTGTGTCTGCTGGTTCGACCAATTTAACATCGTGGTTGTGCAAACAAAAAGAGAGAAATTACAAGGTTTATACAAAATATTCTATCAGAAGAAAGTTTATATCTATAATCAGATTTTTATGTGGTGGACACGCTCTTGATTTAGATTGGCTATGGGAAGTGACTATAAATGAGATTCCACTTGATCTGGATACATTTGAAAATCAACAAATTGCTCTTTTTGTAGTGACAATGAACTTAGAAAATGGTGAAGCGATGTATATAAAAGGTAAACGGGCAAATATTGTAAGACTTACTAAAGCATCAAGTTCATTACCATTTTTATACAGGAAGAAAACAAGGTTTAATAATATAATGATGTCTGATGGTGGCATGGTTGACTCAATCCCAGTTATTAAAGCATATGAGATGGGGGCAAGGGATATTACGGTTGTATTGTCTAGGCCTATAGGATATAGAAAAAAGAAAAGTAAATTTGAATTCATTATAGATTTTATATTGAGAAACGACAAAATTCTAGCCCAAAAATTGAAAGATAGATGGATTAGTTATAATAAAGCTTTAGATTTTATTATAAACCCTCCAAAAGATTGTATAATAAAAGTAATAGCTCCGCCCGATGATTTTAAACTGAGCAGGATGACCACTGATATTAATCTTTTAGATAGGGGTTACAGAATGGGTATTCAAGCAGCTAAAAAATATCTTGAATCAAATAAATAA
- a CDS encoding MotA/TolQ/ExbB proton channel family protein, with translation MTDYFVKGGPFMWPILILLIIGVVLALFKLVVVLSTAKNAGKMMQDVKKKLQTGGVEAAIKTVEGNKPVEVVINAGLRNYKYGIESTEKALVNEGGIQATMLDSMMIWLSTVVALAPMIGFLGTVWGMVGAMDAIAKANDISPAVVAGGISEALLTTAFGLIVAIIIQTFQNIFITITESRILDMEESSIALVELLMEQK, from the coding sequence ATGACTGACTATTTTGTAAAAGGTGGACCTTTTATGTGGCCTATTCTGATTTTATTGATCATTGGTGTTGTGTTGGCTCTTTTCAAACTTGTGGTTGTTTTAAGTACTGCTAAAAATGCTGGCAAAATGATGCAAGATGTTAAGAAAAAGCTTCAAACAGGTGGTGTAGAAGCAGCTATCAAAACAGTTGAAGGTAATAAACCTGTTGAAGTTGTTATCAATGCTGGTCTTAGAAATTATAAGTATGGTATCGAATCAACTGAAAAAGCTCTTGTTAACGAGGGTGGAATTCAAGCTACAATGCTTGACAGTATGATGATCTGGTTATCTACAGTTGTAGCTCTTGCTCCAATGATTGGTTTCCTTGGTACAGTATGGGGTATGGTTGGTGCGATGGACGCTATCGCAAAAGCTAATGATATTTCTCCAGCTGTTGTTGCTGGTGGTATTTCCGAAGCTCTTTTGACTACAGCATTTGGTCTTATAGTAGCGATTATTATTCAAACATTCCAAAATATTTTCATCACTATTACAGAATCTAGAATTCTTGATATGGAAGAAAGCAGCATTGCTTTAGTTGAATTACTAATGGAACAAAAATAA
- a CDS encoding biopolymer transporter ExbD, whose translation MLKNRERKAGEFNASSMADITFLLLVFFLVTTSISNDKGITFVLPEKMESQEEVKIKGVVNVVLNDEDGILLGTKGNEKNVELNEVKASLQQISQTEDLPLDTMIVSYKATKGASYNMYLSVLDQIKDAKIKKISLAQE comes from the coding sequence ATGTTAAAAAATCGTGAAAGAAAAGCCGGAGAATTCAATGCTTCTTCGATGGCGGATATTACTTTCCTTCTACTGGTTTTCTTTCTTGTAACAACTTCGATTTCGAACGATAAGGGTATCACTTTCGTTCTTCCTGAGAAAATGGAAAGTCAGGAAGAGGTGAAAATAAAAGGTGTTGTCAATGTGGTTTTAAATGATGAAGACGGTATTCTTCTTGGTACAAAAGGTAATGAGAAGAATGTTGAACTTAACGAAGTTAAAGCAAGTCTGCAGCAAATCAGTCAGACAGAAGATTTGCCATTGGATACAATGATCGTTTCTTATAAAGCTACAAAAGGTGCTTCTTACAATATGTATTTGAGCGTACTGGACCAGATAAAAGATGCGAAAATTAAAAAGATTTCATTGGCTCAGGAATAA
- a CDS encoding ABC transporter ATP-binding protein, translating to MNDNIIEILELVSGYQDRLILKGVDLKIKRNEIFIILGGSGGGKTTLLKHIIGLLKPRSGDIKVFGKSIINLRENDFDKVLKRFGMLFQGGALINSMEVWENVAMPLLQHTDLPLDSIKEIVKQKLALVNLKHAYHLFPSELSGGMKKRVALARAIALEPEILFFDEPSAGLDPITAKQLDELILDLKEKLGMTIVVVTHELESIKRICDRLVFLIDGKSVFVGTMDEAKSFNHPFINEFFSW from the coding sequence ATGAATGATAATATTATAGAAATATTGGAACTTGTTTCCGGTTATCAAGATCGTCTGATATTAAAAGGTGTTGATCTTAAAATTAAAAGGAATGAGATTTTCATAATTTTAGGCGGTAGTGGAGGTGGAAAAACAACGTTGCTTAAACACATCATTGGGTTGTTGAAGCCAAGATCAGGTGATATAAAAGTTTTTGGTAAGAGTATTATTAATTTAAGGGAAAATGATTTTGATAAGGTTTTAAAGAGGTTTGGAATGCTGTTTCAGGGAGGAGCGTTGATAAATTCTATGGAAGTTTGGGAAAATGTAGCAATGCCTCTACTTCAGCACACCGATTTACCTTTAGATTCAATTAAAGAGATTGTAAAGCAAAAATTAGCCCTTGTAAATTTGAAGCATGCATACCACCTATTTCCTTCGGAACTTTCAGGAGGGATGAAAAAGAGGGTAGCCCTGGCTAGAGCAATTGCTTTAGAGCCAGAAATACTGTTTTTTGATGAGCCTTCGGCAGGTTTAGATCCTATAACTGCAAAACAGCTGGATGAGTTAATTCTAGATCTAAAGGAGAAGCTCGGAATGACGATTGTAGTTGTTACACATGAACTTGAATCGATTAAGAGAATATGTGATAGGTTAGTTTTTCTAATTGATGGGAAGTCTGTTTTTGTAGGAACTATGGATGAAGCTAAAAGCTTTAATCATCCATTTATCAATGAATTCTTCTCATGGTGA
- a CDS encoding DNA polymerase III subunit, translating to MIIFKDIYGQNKIVSNLSKAIEAQKNHHAYIFNGRSGLGKKAIALEMMKILNCSKRKSSEPYCGKCSSCLKLSHFTSENFIMLFPEKSEPTSQERDLTDSMIMEMIKEKGYSDIEYSGKFITIDKVKSIKDFALLNTIDGKYRFVLIDQADRMNKEAQNSLLKILEEPPKNFLFFLITENKSAFLPTIISRCNVTDFSPISDGELERFLKEKKLGSDNRYVSKADGSLSLLKKMYSGYGEKIAEKELEFLSIMENSTPPDTVDLLEKFIADDSGSDKKGKLSDDILKEILSGFIFRLRNIYLIKGHNGLLFFNKICQMTNELIYMNKRNINQNLLFLNFYLNYREEYKNCIVVAVKKT from the coding sequence ATGATAATTTTCAAAGATATATACGGGCAAAACAAAATTGTTTCAAATCTTTCCAAGGCAATAGAAGCACAGAAGAATCACCATGCATATATTTTTAATGGCAGAAGTGGTCTTGGTAAAAAGGCTATTGCTCTTGAAATGATGAAAATACTCAATTGTAGTAAAAGAAAATCGTCTGAACCTTATTGCGGTAAATGTAGTAGTTGCCTAAAATTAAGTCATTTTACTTCTGAAAATTTTATAATGCTTTTTCCTGAAAAATCTGAGCCAACTTCTCAGGAAAGGGATCTTACTGATTCAATGATAATGGAAATGATTAAGGAAAAAGGCTATAGCGATATTGAATATAGTGGTAAATTCATCACTATTGATAAAGTTAAAAGCATTAAAGACTTTGCTCTTCTTAATACGATTGATGGGAAATACAGATTTGTTTTAATTGATCAAGCTGATAGAATGAATAAAGAAGCTCAAAACTCATTACTTAAAATTCTTGAAGAGCCACCTAAGAATTTTCTTTTTTTTCTAATAACAGAAAATAAAAGTGCTTTTCTGCCTACTATTATCTCAAGATGTAATGTTACTGATTTTTCCCCAATTAGCGATGGAGAGCTCGAAAGATTTCTAAAGGAAAAGAAGCTTGGCTCTGACAATCGATATGTATCAAAAGCGGACGGCAGTCTTTCCTTATTAAAAAAGATGTATTCTGGATATGGGGAAAAAATTGCTGAAAAGGAACTGGAATTTTTAAGTATTATGGAAAATAGCACACCTCCAGACACTGTGGATCTTTTGGAAAAGTTCATAGCAGATGATTCTGGATCAGACAAAAAAGGGAAGCTTAGTGATGATATATTGAAGGAAATTTTAAGTGGATTTATTTTCAGATTAAGAAATATATACTTAATCAAGGGTCATAATGGTCTTCTTTTTTTTAACAAAATATGTCAAATGACAAATGAATTGATATATATGAACAAAAGGAACATTAATCAAAATCTTTTGTTCCTGAATTTTTATTTAAATTATCGAGAGGAATATAAAAATTGTATAGTAGTTGCTGTAAAAAAAACTTAA
- the purD gene encoding phosphoribosylamine--glycine ligase translates to MKILILGSGGREHSIAKKLNESTMVVRLYCAPGNPGIGEIAENLNIAINDFEAIKCFCIDHEIDYVIVGPEDPLINGIKNYLNDYGIKVFGPDKNAARIEGSKAFSKLLMKKNKIPTAEFENFKNYQNAIDYLETKKAPIVVKASGNALGKGAVICNTISEAKDIVRQMMVDKIFGEAGDEIVIEEFMRGEEASLFVVCDETNYKIMVPAQDHKAIYDGDKGPNTGGMGSYAPAPVITNELMLRIENEIIIPTLDGMRNENSTFTGLLFIGLMITSEGPKVIEYNCRFGDPETQAVLPMLDCDLAKLLFSACNNELKDNTLIPVKEGFAVCLVSASEGYPGNYKKGYEIKFANDFDYKKLIQAGTKMLNNKLSTNGGRVLGIVATGKTLIEAKESSYNEMRKVSFEGNYYRSDIADKGIRYFE, encoded by the coding sequence ATGAAGATTTTGATCTTAGGTTCTGGTGGTAGAGAACATTCTATTGCAAAAAAGCTTAATGAATCAACTATGGTTGTAAGATTGTATTGTGCTCCTGGAAATCCAGGAATAGGGGAAATTGCTGAAAACTTAAATATCGCGATAAACGATTTTGAAGCAATAAAGTGTTTTTGTATTGACCATGAGATAGATTATGTTATTGTTGGTCCAGAGGATCCTTTGATAAATGGAATAAAGAATTATTTGAATGATTACGGTATTAAAGTTTTTGGACCAGATAAAAATGCAGCACGAATTGAAGGAAGCAAGGCGTTCAGTAAATTGCTCATGAAAAAAAATAAAATACCTACTGCTGAGTTTGAAAATTTTAAAAATTATCAAAATGCTATTGACTATCTTGAAACAAAAAAAGCTCCAATCGTTGTAAAAGCAAGTGGTAATGCTCTGGGAAAGGGTGCAGTCATTTGCAATACAATTAGTGAAGCCAAGGATATTGTCAGACAGATGATGGTAGATAAAATTTTTGGTGAAGCAGGCGATGAAATTGTTATTGAAGAGTTCATGAGAGGAGAGGAAGCTTCTCTTTTTGTAGTTTGCGACGAAACTAATTATAAGATAATGGTTCCAGCTCAAGATCATAAGGCGATATACGATGGAGATAAAGGTCCCAATACTGGTGGAATGGGTTCGTATGCTCCTGCTCCAGTAATTACGAATGAATTGATGCTTAGAATAGAAAATGAAATTATTATACCAACATTAGATGGAATGAGAAATGAGAATTCTACATTCACTGGACTTCTGTTCATCGGATTAATGATAACTTCAGAGGGACCTAAAGTAATAGAATACAATTGTAGATTTGGTGATCCAGAAACTCAGGCAGTTTTACCTATGTTGGATTGTGATTTAGCAAAATTATTGTTTTCGGCATGTAATAATGAACTTAAGGACAATACGTTAATACCAGTAAAAGAAGGTTTTGCTGTATGTCTGGTATCAGCAAGTGAAGGATATCCTGGAAATTACAAGAAAGGTTATGAAATTAAATTTGCTAATGATTTTGATTATAAAAAACTTATACAAGCCGGAACTAAAATGTTAAATAATAAATTAAGTACGAATGGTGGTAGGGTTTTAGGCATAGTTGCAACTGGAAAGACACTAATTGAAGCTAAAGAGTCCAGTTATAACGAAATGAGGAAGGTTTCATTTGAAGGAAATTATTATAGATCTGATATAGCAGATAAAGGCATAAGGTATTTTGAATAA
- a CDS encoding biopolymer transporter ExbD, giving the protein MINKKKRDLTGAISTASMPDIIFMLLIFFMVSTVMREFRGLPVQLPEAKTSTKIEGRRNFAHCFVDRAERISIDDKLVQTKDLTLLANLKRQQNPRIVMNLKIDKEVKYGMVDKLQKALQDADARRIIYAAKTK; this is encoded by the coding sequence ATGATCAATAAAAAGAAAAGAGATTTGACTGGAGCTATATCTACGGCTTCCATGCCGGATATCATCTTTATGTTGCTGATTTTTTTCATGGTTTCAACAGTAATGAGAGAATTTAGAGGATTGCCTGTTCAATTACCTGAAGCTAAAACTTCGACAAAAATTGAAGGTAGAAGAAATTTTGCTCATTGTTTTGTTGATAGAGCTGAAAGAATCAGCATTGACGATAAACTGGTACAAACTAAAGATTTAACTCTTTTAGCTAATTTAAAGAGACAGCAAAATCCTAGAATTGTAATGAATCTAAAGATTGATAAAGAAGTAAAGTATGGTATGGTTGATAAGCTGCAAAAAGCATTACAGGATGCAGATGCCAGACGTATTATCTATGCTGCAAAAACAAAATAA
- a CDS encoding energy transducer TonB, translated as MAHEVGRMSAKYSRISDIIAIVVLLIFTAIFTFHHRFEEVKIVDNTDNVVQIEIEQVEITRQEVKTVKPKKVFVPVAVEDEEELDEDQEIDIDISDFNMDDPPPPPPAFIESVEDDEIIDFFAVQQPPEIIGGLDQLYKNLDYPEMARKLGKDGNVILKFICSKDGVPVNIQILRESPKDMGFGEAAKKALSQCRFKPGMQRDKPVSVSMKQPVKFQVK; from the coding sequence ATGGCTCATGAAGTAGGACGTATGTCCGCAAAATACTCGAGAATCTCTGATATCATTGCGATTGTCGTTCTTCTGATATTTACAGCGATCTTTACTTTCCATCATAGATTCGAAGAGGTTAAGATAGTTGACAATACTGACAATGTTGTTCAAATTGAGATAGAACAAGTTGAGATTACGAGACAGGAAGTAAAAACAGTGAAACCTAAAAAAGTTTTTGTTCCTGTTGCAGTTGAAGATGAAGAAGAACTAGATGAAGATCAAGAAATAGATATTGATATTAGTGACTTCAATATGGATGATCCTCCACCGCCACCTCCAGCTTTCATTGAAAGTGTTGAAGATGACGAAATTATTGATTTCTTTGCTGTACAGCAGCCACCAGAAATAATTGGAGGATTGGATCAGCTTTATAAAAATTTGGATTATCCTGAAATGGCAAGAAAACTTGGAAAAGACGGTAATGTTATTTTGAAGTTTATTTGCTCAAAGGATGGTGTTCCAGTTAATATACAAATTTTGAGAGAATCTCCAAAGGATATGGGATTTGGTGAAGCAGCAAAAAAAGCTCTCTCTCAATGTAGATTCAAACCGGGTATGCAAAGAGACAAACCTGTTAGTGTGAGTATGAAGCAACCGGTTAAGTTCCAAGTGAAGTAA